From a single Planococcus shenhongbingii genomic region:
- a CDS encoding DUF1269 domain-containing protein: MKHMENVIISYFKVESEAYQALSDLKKASTFNENFTLSQVVLLKKSNEQIIMQDGFDTGKRTQNDTWKGGLIGTLVGILGGPLGMLLGFGIGSVVGMAKDTGEAREESNLITALSTRMKEGEVAIVAIAQEQTEESYNLILEKYGAVTVRYSANDIQEEVEHAQNVEKNLQDRAKEEMRQKRSDYRK; this comes from the coding sequence ATGAAACACATGGAAAATGTCATCATTAGTTATTTTAAAGTGGAAAGCGAAGCTTATCAGGCGTTATCGGATTTGAAGAAAGCCAGTACGTTCAATGAGAATTTTACGTTGTCACAAGTGGTATTATTAAAAAAATCAAATGAACAAATTATAATGCAGGATGGATTCGACACAGGCAAACGGACGCAAAATGACACGTGGAAAGGCGGGTTAATCGGTACGCTTGTTGGAATTTTAGGCGGTCCGCTTGGCATGCTGCTTGGGTTCGGGATTGGGTCAGTGGTCGGAATGGCCAAAGATACAGGCGAAGCCAGGGAAGAATCGAACCTCATTACAGCGCTCTCTACCCGGATGAAAGAAGGGGAAGTGGCAATTGTGGCAATCGCCCAAGAGCAGACTGAAGAATCCTATAATCTGATTTTAGAGAAGTACGGTGCGGTAACAGTGCGTTACAGTGCCAACGATATCCAGGAAGAAGTGGAACATGCTCAGAATGTAGAGAAAAATCTCCAGGACCGGGCAAAAGAAGAAATGCGGCAGAAACGTTCTGACTATCGCAAATAA
- a CDS encoding M20 family metallo-hydrolase: MKINHQRLMDLLDELNQITSEGEGITRLAYTKQEKSALDWFIEKCEQYSIRTHRDAIGNVFGTIGPEAEKGLLIGSHLDTVKNGGKYDGALGVVAGLEILITLLENGAQLEKPVTVVSFRGEEANILGGTFGSRAFCGTIEFDEDFVKRLESTPFSLQQVKETVGAERYSNYLELHIEQGKKLENNGADIGVVHAIAGIKRLDVTVHGEAAHSGTIGMEERNDALISTAKILLEFERLVKMYGEPNVGTVGELYVHPNLPNVVPGQVDFTLEVRGTDMETMREIAERFSDYASTYHQVAIKPNIEKHPSDLSEKIVATVEQVCREAGMGYRVMMSGANHDANSLAAVMDSGIIFIPCVNGVSHNPKERVEAADIEKGANVLFRSALSLLK; encoded by the coding sequence ATGAAGATTAACCATCAAAGACTAATGGATCTGCTTGATGAATTGAACCAGATCACTTCAGAAGGTGAAGGGATCACACGCCTTGCTTACACGAAACAAGAAAAATCGGCGTTGGACTGGTTCATCGAAAAATGTGAGCAGTATTCCATTAGAACGCACCGCGATGCTATCGGCAATGTATTCGGGACCATCGGACCGGAAGCTGAAAAAGGGCTTTTGATCGGTTCACATCTTGATACCGTGAAAAACGGCGGAAAATACGACGGCGCACTTGGTGTAGTAGCTGGGTTGGAAATATTGATCACGCTGTTGGAGAACGGTGCTCAATTAGAGAAGCCGGTGACGGTCGTTTCGTTCCGCGGTGAAGAAGCGAATATTCTGGGCGGCACATTCGGCAGCCGTGCATTTTGCGGAACCATCGAATTTGATGAAGATTTTGTCAAACGACTGGAAAGTACGCCTTTCAGCCTCCAGCAAGTGAAAGAGACCGTCGGAGCAGAACGGTACAGCAATTACTTGGAGCTCCACATCGAACAAGGGAAAAAGTTGGAGAACAATGGTGCGGACATCGGAGTCGTCCATGCGATTGCGGGCATCAAGCGGCTGGACGTCACTGTCCACGGGGAAGCTGCGCATTCCGGGACAATAGGAATGGAAGAGCGGAACGATGCGCTCATCAGCACGGCAAAAATCCTGCTGGAATTCGAGCGTCTCGTCAAAATGTATGGTGAACCGAATGTCGGGACAGTCGGCGAATTGTATGTGCATCCGAATTTGCCGAACGTCGTGCCGGGGCAAGTGGATTTCACCCTCGAAGTCAGAGGGACGGATATGGAGACCATGCGTGAAATAGCGGAGCGGTTTTCGGACTATGCCTCCACTTACCACCAGGTGGCCATCAAGCCGAATATCGAAAAGCACCCATCCGATTTGTCGGAAAAAATAGTTGCCACAGTGGAGCAAGTTTGCAGAGAAGCTGGCATGGGTTACCGGGTGATGATGAGCGGCGCGAACCACGATGCGAATTCACTGGCGGCCGTCATGGATTCCGGGATCATCTTCATCCCGTGCGTGAACGGTGTCAGCCATAACCCGAAAGAACGTGTAGAAGCAGCCGATATTGAGAAAGGTGCAAATGTGCTGTTCAGAAGTGCATTGAGCTTGTTGAAATGA
- a CDS encoding MerR family transcriptional regulator encodes MKTNQEHRLLVKEVSELTGLSPQVIRKWEQRYGLICPKRHRNGYRLYTCEDVGTLMKVCRLRDQGHSMKEALHLFHSHQAPNPVPKMPLSEDVLALLEKGAIYDEAGLLLLLKQALHRYGLEKFLSTTVQPLMREIGDLWASGKWDESQETITSLAVRDFLVQIRRNFDLAEGSPLMLGCCLPHETHEIPLHIILLQAMMHGWQTIAAGPSPKLSSIEYLVQRLQPQKILLSATTATPFQHNLHLFEQLEDIAERNDATAFFIGGSGVFDHKIYFKPNRIQIAYSMADVFDENRDEID; translated from the coding sequence ATGAAAACAAACCAAGAGCATCGTCTTCTTGTAAAAGAAGTTTCTGAACTTACTGGTTTATCTCCGCAAGTGATCCGCAAATGGGAACAGCGCTATGGACTGATCTGCCCGAAACGGCATAGAAATGGCTATAGGTTGTACACATGCGAAGATGTGGGCACATTGATGAAAGTTTGCAGATTGCGGGACCAAGGCCATTCAATGAAAGAAGCACTGCATTTGTTCCATTCGCATCAAGCTCCAAATCCCGTTCCTAAAATGCCTTTAAGCGAAGATGTGCTGGCCCTTTTAGAGAAAGGCGCTATTTACGATGAGGCCGGTTTATTGCTGTTATTAAAGCAAGCCCTTCACCGTTATGGCTTGGAGAAATTCTTAAGCACTACGGTCCAGCCGTTGATGCGGGAAATCGGGGATTTATGGGCAAGCGGAAAATGGGATGAAAGCCAAGAAACCATCACCAGTTTGGCCGTCCGTGATTTCTTGGTCCAAATCCGAAGAAACTTTGATTTAGCGGAAGGGTCTCCTCTCATGCTCGGGTGCTGCTTGCCCCACGAAACGCATGAAATCCCCTTGCACATTATTTTGCTCCAAGCGATGATGCATGGATGGCAAACGATTGCAGCTGGACCTTCCCCGAAGTTGTCGTCGATTGAATACTTAGTGCAGCGATTGCAGCCACAGAAAATTCTGTTATCCGCAACAACCGCTACGCCGTTCCAGCACAATCTTCATTTGTTTGAACAGTTGGAAGACATTGCAGAAAGAAACGATGCTACTGCATTCTTCATAGGAGGCAGCGGCGTGTTCGACCACAAAATCTATTTCAAGCCGAATAGGATCCAGATTGCTTATTCCATGGCGGATGTTTTCGATGAAAACCGTGATGAAATTGATTAG